One Streptomyces coeruleorubidus DNA segment encodes these proteins:
- a CDS encoding type II toxin-antitoxin system Phd/YefM family antitoxin, with the protein MTEITISAARSQLGDLVRRAAHSRETIAITDHGHVAALLVSPQVIEDLEDALAVADYQRRKAEGTLAEGIPHEEVGRMLGLRP; encoded by the coding sequence ATGACCGAGATCACGATCAGCGCGGCCCGTTCCCAGCTCGGCGACCTTGTCCGGCGCGCGGCCCACAGCCGCGAGACCATCGCCATCACGGACCACGGTCATGTGGCCGCGCTGCTCGTGTCTCCGCAAGTGATAGAGGATCTTGAAGACGCGCTCGCCGTCGCCGACTATCAGCGGCGGAAGGCCGAGGGGACGCTCGCCGAGGGCATCCCACACGAAGAGGTCGGGCGCATGCTTGGGCTGCGTCCGTGA
- a CDS encoding type II toxin-antitoxin system RelE family toxin, with product MTYRIIWEPNATNAAVRFLKDDPVGLTAVYEAVDALAETPRPASSIPYGPDFRRLRVGEYRVLYVIEEDLIRILVTHLGRTS from the coding sequence GTGACCTACCGCATCATCTGGGAGCCGAACGCCACGAACGCGGCCGTACGCTTCCTCAAGGACGACCCGGTCGGCCTCACTGCCGTATATGAAGCCGTCGACGCACTCGCCGAAACTCCCCGCCCCGCCAGTTCCATCCCCTACGGCCCAGACTTCCGCCGACTCCGTGTCGGCGAATATCGAGTCCTCTACGTCATCGAAGAGGACCTGATTCGCATCCTCGTCACCCACCTCGGCCGCACATCCTGA
- a CDS encoding trans-aconitate 2-methyltransferase gives MPAAAPTWDPAQYLRHAGHRARPFTDLLARVSDLSPSSQLRSSRGDPYGDPPRIADLGCGPGNVTVLLAARWPTARITGYDNSREMLDKARVDHGGPTPGGGRLDFAHADARTWTPSEPCDLIVSNATLQWVPGHLDRFADWVAALKPAGTFAFQVPGNFDAPSHRLMRDLADSPRWRDRLAGTLRHADAVLTPEAYLERLTSLGCTADVWETTYIHLLQGEDPVLDWVKGTGLRPVLTALADDPEARDGFLAEYRAALREAYPAGPHGTPFPFRRVFAVARKRA, from the coding sequence GTGCCCGCAGCCGCCCCCACCTGGGACCCCGCCCAGTACCTCCGCCACGCCGGCCACCGCGCCCGCCCCTTCACCGACCTGCTCGCCCGCGTCTCCGACCTTTCCCCGAGCTCTCAACTTCGTTCGAGCAGGGGAGACCCCTACGGCGACCCTCCCCGCATCGCCGACCTCGGCTGCGGCCCCGGCAACGTCACCGTCCTGCTCGCCGCCCGCTGGCCCACCGCCCGGATCACCGGCTACGACAACTCACGCGAGATGCTCGACAAGGCCCGTGTCGATCACGGGGGGCCCACCCCGGGCGGCGGTCGTCTCGACTTCGCCCACGCCGACGCCCGTACGTGGACCCCGAGCGAGCCCTGCGACCTGATCGTCAGCAACGCCACGCTCCAGTGGGTCCCGGGGCACCTCGACCGGTTCGCCGACTGGGTGGCCGCGCTGAAACCCGCCGGGACCTTCGCCTTCCAGGTACCCGGGAACTTCGACGCCCCCAGCCACCGGCTCATGCGCGACCTCGCCGATTCACCGCGCTGGCGCGACCGGCTCGCCGGCACCCTGCGCCACGCCGACGCCGTGCTCACTCCCGAGGCCTACCTGGAGCGGCTCACCTCGCTCGGCTGCACCGCCGACGTGTGGGAGACGACGTACATCCATCTGCTCCAGGGCGAGGACCCCGTCCTCGACTGGGTGAAGGGCACCGGCCTGCGGCCCGTGCTGACCGCCCTCGCCGATGACCCCGAGGCGCGGGACGGCTTCCTCGCCGAATACCGGGCCGCCCTGCGCGAGGCCTATCCGGCGGGGCCGCACGGCACGCCCTTCCCGTTTCGCAGAGTGTTCGCGGTGGCCCGGAAACGGGCGTGA
- the tamR gene encoding MarR family transcriptional regulator TamR: MEDEVDRLVAAWRRERPDLDVEPLEVLSRVSRLARHLDRARRLAFSEHGLEPWEFDVLTALRRAGTPYQLSPGQLLTQTLVTSGTMTNRIDRLAKKGLVERLPDPSDRRGVLVRLTDEGRDRADQALAGLLDQERAILAELTRAQRGELAGLLRQLTAPFDNIPG; this comes from the coding sequence ATGGAGGACGAGGTCGACCGGCTGGTCGCAGCATGGCGCCGGGAGCGCCCGGACCTCGACGTCGAACCGCTCGAGGTGCTCAGCCGCGTGAGCAGACTGGCCCGGCATCTGGACCGGGCACGCCGGCTGGCCTTCTCGGAGCACGGCTTGGAGCCGTGGGAGTTCGACGTCCTGACGGCGCTGCGCCGCGCGGGCACGCCTTACCAGCTCTCGCCGGGACAGCTCCTCACCCAGACCCTGGTCACGTCGGGCACGATGACGAACCGCATCGACCGCCTGGCGAAGAAGGGCCTGGTGGAACGCCTCCCCGACCCCAGCGACCGCCGAGGCGTCCTGGTCCGGCTGACGGACGAGGGCAGGGACCGCGCGGACCAGGCCCTGGCGGGTCTGCTGGACCAGGAGCGCGCGATCCTCGCGGAGCTCACCCGGGCCCAGCGCGGCGAACTGGCCGGGCTGCTACGCCAGCTGACCGCCCCGTTCGACAACATCCCCGGCTAG
- a CDS encoding LuxR C-terminal-related transcriptional regulator — MVRIRVLVVDDHRIFAESLAAALAAEPDVDVSAAGSGPAALRSLERAVAEGRRFDVLLVDADLGGKVPGARPAVPVQEGNEDGLVDGISLVTGVRSAQPNVRIVVLAEKDDPRRAALALQAGASGWVAKDCSLSRLLTVIRGVLRDETHLPPALLTGVLRELTAARKHRTESERLVESLTPREREVLRCMVAGLGRKAVAERLYLSPHTVRTHMQNVLGKLGVHSTLAAVALARRAGVGPVDLAGDVVERGGQLA; from the coding sequence GTGGTTCGCATCCGAGTCCTGGTCGTCGACGACCATCGCATCTTCGCCGAGTCACTCGCGGCGGCCCTGGCCGCCGAGCCCGATGTCGACGTCTCCGCGGCCGGCAGCGGTCCGGCCGCGCTGCGCAGCCTGGAGCGGGCGGTCGCCGAGGGGCGGCGGTTCGACGTGCTGCTCGTCGACGCCGACCTGGGCGGCAAGGTGCCGGGCGCCCGCCCGGCCGTACCCGTGCAGGAGGGCAACGAGGACGGGCTCGTCGACGGCATCTCCCTCGTCACGGGGGTGCGGTCCGCGCAGCCGAACGTCCGGATCGTCGTGCTCGCCGAGAAGGACGATCCGCGCCGGGCCGCGCTGGCGCTGCAGGCCGGGGCCTCCGGGTGGGTGGCCAAGGACTGCTCGCTGTCCCGGCTGCTCACGGTCATCCGGGGTGTGCTGCGCGATGAGACGCATCTGCCGCCCGCCCTGCTGACCGGCGTCCTGCGCGAGCTGACCGCCGCCCGCAAGCACCGCACCGAGAGCGAGCGGCTGGTGGAGTCCCTCACTCCGCGTGAGCGGGAAGTGCTGCGGTGCATGGTGGCGGGGCTGGGGCGCAAGGCCGTCGCCGAGCGCCTGTATCTGTCGCCGCACACGGTGCGCACGCACATGCAGAACGTGCTGGGCAAGCTGGGAGTGCATTCCACGCTCGCCGCCGTCGCCCTCGCCCGGCGGGCCGGAGTCGGGCCCGTCGACCTAGCCGGGGATGTTGTCGAACGGGGCGGTCAGCTGGCGTAG